Proteins encoded in a region of the Sphingomonas sp. HMP9 genome:
- a CDS encoding RcnB family protein: MTGKLLKLLMAASALVPATTIATAANAQQVDQDRGDRGDRGNDGPRQDRSQRPERGDRGPRPDGQPFQQQRPDRPAAPNQGQPQGQFQAQRPQRADLGVQAQVRGDRPDGRGRPDWNGQRGNGQGWNGQVWNGQNRPGPQAVQDRGDGNRGPGRPGFDRGNQQADRGQFDRDGRGDWRNGGRNDGRPDARPDNRGDWRNGGRDGYQNRQPNRAYGNVQGYGRGGYNQGRYNQSGAWNRGWRNDNRYAWSNYRASNRGAYRLPRYYAPSGWGSGYRRFGVGFSLNSILYNQNYWIQDPYTYRLPEAYGPYRWVRYYNDALLVDLDSGRVVDTVYDIFW, translated from the coding sequence ATGACGGGCAAGTTACTCAAACTCTTGATGGCAGCGTCGGCCCTGGTACCGGCCACGACGATCGCGACCGCTGCCAATGCGCAACAGGTCGACCAGGACCGCGGCGATCGTGGTGACCGTGGCAACGATGGTCCGCGCCAGGATCGTAGCCAGCGCCCTGAACGCGGCGACCGTGGACCGCGCCCGGACGGCCAGCCCTTCCAGCAGCAGCGGCCCGATCGCCCGGCCGCCCCCAACCAGGGCCAGCCCCAAGGCCAGTTCCAGGCACAGCGCCCGCAACGCGCCGATCTCGGCGTTCAGGCACAGGTCCGCGGCGATCGCCCGGATGGTCGCGGCCGCCCCGACTGGAACGGGCAGCGTGGCAATGGCCAGGGCTGGAACGGCCAAGTCTGGAATGGGCAGAACCGCCCCGGCCCGCAAGCCGTTCAGGATCGCGGCGACGGGAATCGCGGCCCGGGTCGTCCCGGCTTCGATCGCGGCAACCAGCAGGCGGATCGCGGCCAGTTCGATCGCGACGGACGCGGTGACTGGCGCAATGGCGGACGCAATGACGGGCGGCCAGACGCTCGGCCCGACAACCGCGGCGACTGGCGCAACGGCGGTCGCGACGGCTACCAGAACCGCCAGCCCAACCGCGCGTACGGCAACGTCCAGGGCTATGGCCGCGGTGGCTACAACCAGGGGCGCTACAACCAGAGCGGCGCTTGGAACCGCGGCTGGCGCAACGACAACCGCTACGCCTGGAGCAACTACCGCGCGTCGAACCGAGGCGCCTATCGCCTCCCGCGCTACTATGCGCCGAGCGGCTGGGGGTCGGGCTATCGTCGCTTCGGCGTGGGCTTTTCGCTGAACAGCATCCTGTACAACCAGAATTACTGGATCCAGGACCCGTACACCTATCGCCTGCCAGAGGCGTACGGCCCGTATCGCTGGGTGCGCTATTACAACGACGCGTTGCTGGTCGATCTCGACAGCGGCCGCGTGGTCGACACGGTGTACGACATCTTCTGGTAA
- a CDS encoding oxygenase MpaB family protein produces MNHDLSSIRDQTKIGIVRQVQTLFNDQARGEEPVKRSDHALFLPDSMIWRVHGDVVSMMVGGVSALLLQMLHPAVLAGVWDHSNFRTDMLGRLRRTVRFIAATTYGERTEAEAAITRVRAVHAHIGGALPDGTRYRADDPALLAWVHVSEAWSFLAAWQQYGDRRLTRAQEDLYYAEFANIGAALGADSLPRNRAGTHHALRAMQPALVANGRTREVARLVLDQAPNSPLAIPLQRIAVQAAVDLLPDWARRMHGLSASPILMKPVIRSGTRQMAKTLRWAFNSN; encoded by the coding sequence ATGAACCACGACCTGTCATCGATCCGCGACCAGACCAAGATCGGCATCGTTCGGCAGGTCCAGACGCTGTTTAACGATCAGGCACGCGGCGAGGAGCCCGTGAAGCGAAGCGATCATGCACTGTTCCTGCCCGATTCCATGATCTGGCGCGTGCATGGCGACGTGGTCAGCATGATGGTAGGCGGCGTGTCCGCGCTGCTGCTCCAGATGCTGCATCCTGCGGTCCTCGCTGGGGTTTGGGACCATTCGAACTTCCGGACCGATATGCTCGGTCGGCTGCGCCGCACCGTCCGATTTATCGCGGCGACCACCTATGGCGAGCGCACGGAAGCCGAGGCGGCCATAACGCGAGTCCGCGCAGTCCACGCGCACATCGGCGGCGCGCTTCCCGACGGAACGCGCTACCGTGCCGACGACCCCGCATTATTGGCCTGGGTCCACGTATCCGAGGCATGGTCCTTCCTGGCCGCTTGGCAGCAATACGGGGATCGTCGACTTACGCGGGCGCAGGAGGATCTGTATTATGCCGAGTTTGCGAACATCGGCGCCGCACTGGGTGCCGACTCTCTCCCCCGGAACCGCGCGGGCACGCATCATGCGCTCCGTGCGATGCAGCCGGCGCTGGTAGCGAACGGTCGCACGCGCGAGGTCGCGCGGCTGGTGCTCGATCAGGCACCGAACAGCCCTCTGGCAATACCGCTTCAACGGATCGCCGTGCAGGCGGCGGTAGACCTTCTCCCGGACTGGGCACGCCGGATGCATGGCCTGAGCGCGTCGCCGATACTCATGAAGCCCGTCATTCGGTCCGGTACGCGACAGATGGCGAAAACATTGCGCTGGGCGTTCAACAGCAACTGA
- a CDS encoding SPFH domain-containing protein encodes MASIKNLGFLAQLRSDASNHVIRYRSGKVRQSGRGLVFWFRPETASIAELPMDDREMAVFVKGRSQDFQSVAIQGTLTWHVADPELLASRVDFSLGLLTGAYKSEPIQRIETRLAGLVNQAALQYLAQGSVRALLDAGPEPLRHQLEAALATDPALNEIGIAVTAVRLTNLAPSSELERALQTPTFEALQQKADQATFERRALAVEKERAIAENELANRTELARREMLLITQEAENARNRATGLAEAQQVEAGAEAERIRTVESAKAEAEQARMTIYRDLPPGVMLGLAARELAGKLDTIEHLNITPDLLATVLGEFRSAAAAPTALPR; translated from the coding sequence ATGGCTTCGATCAAGAACCTCGGTTTCCTCGCACAATTGCGCAGCGATGCGAGCAACCACGTCATCCGCTACCGCAGCGGCAAGGTCCGGCAGAGCGGCCGCGGGCTGGTCTTCTGGTTCCGCCCGGAGACCGCGAGCATCGCCGAACTGCCGATGGACGACCGCGAAATGGCGGTGTTCGTCAAGGGCCGCAGCCAGGATTTCCAGAGCGTGGCGATCCAGGGCACGCTGACCTGGCACGTCGCCGACCCCGAACTGCTCGCCTCGCGCGTCGACTTCAGCCTCGGACTGCTCACCGGAGCCTATAAGAGCGAGCCGATCCAGCGGATCGAAACCCGCCTCGCCGGGCTCGTCAACCAGGCAGCGCTGCAATATCTCGCGCAGGGCTCGGTGCGCGCGCTGCTCGACGCCGGTCCCGAGCCGCTGCGCCATCAGCTCGAGGCGGCGCTTGCCACCGATCCGGCGCTGAACGAAATCGGCATCGCGGTTACCGCGGTCCGCCTGACCAACCTTGCGCCATCGAGCGAACTGGAACGCGCGCTCCAGACCCCGACGTTCGAGGCGCTGCAGCAAAAGGCCGACCAGGCGACGTTCGAACGCCGCGCGCTCGCGGTCGAGAAGGAGCGCGCGATCGCAGAGAACGAGCTTGCCAACCGCACCGAACTCGCTCGCCGCGAGATGCTGCTCATCACGCAAGAGGCCGAGAACGCCCGCAACCGCGCAACCGGCCTCGCCGAGGCGCAGCAGGTCGAGGCGGGGGCGGAAGCCGAGCGTATTCGCACGGTCGAGAGTGCCAAGGCGGAAGCGGAACAGGCGCGGATGACGATCTACCGCGACCTGCCGCCCGGCGTGATGCTCGGGCTTGCCGCGCGCGAACTCGCGGGCAAGCTGGATACGATCGAGCATCTGAACATCACGCCCGACCTGCTGGCGACCGTTCTCGGGGAATTCCGGAGTGCCGCGGCTGCCCCGACTGCGCTGCCCCGCTGA
- the recJ gene encoding single-stranded-DNA-specific exonuclease RecJ, with product MTVLGVTSSILGQPWRWRALAADGRDGFTGDDLVTTLLLARGCPRDALDAHRTPSIRAFMPDPSIFRDMDRAAERLADAVQAQEQVAIFGDYDVDGATSAALMVLVLRDLGVEARPYIPDRLLEGYGPSGEALVRLAAEGASLIVTVDCGAQAFDALDAARDANVDVIVIDHHKCSTALPHALALVNPNRLDETEGAAHGHLAAVGMCFLAAAALVRTLRNRGFFKDRAEPKLIDLLDIVALGTVADVAQLRGLNRAFVAQGLKVMGARKNIGVAALIEASRLTRNPTCTDLGFALGPRINAGGRVGRADLGVRLLTTQDPDEARTIATELDRLNEERRAIETAVQEAADLLASRDRAVAVVAGHGWHPGVIGIVAGRLKEKLGCPAIVIAIDENGIGKGSGRSIPGVDLGAAVMAAREHGLLVAGGGHAMAAGLTISEAAIPAFTDFLEERLAAAVERSNGDRALLLDAVFAAGGVNPGLVESMEAGGPYGMGWPAPRVAMGPVRVIKADIVGNGHVRTIVAGDDGRSIKAMAFRAAESALGQALLGAAPHRKLWLAGRAKIDDWSSRPSAELHVEDAAWAD from the coding sequence ATGACAGTTCTCGGCGTAACCTCTTCGATCCTCGGCCAACCCTGGCGCTGGCGCGCGCTCGCGGCGGACGGGCGGGACGGCTTTACCGGCGACGACCTCGTCACCACGCTTCTGCTCGCGCGCGGCTGCCCCCGCGACGCGCTCGACGCGCACCGCACCCCCTCGATCCGCGCGTTCATGCCCGACCCCTCGATCTTCCGCGACATGGACCGCGCCGCCGAGCGGCTCGCCGATGCGGTGCAGGCGCAAGAACAGGTCGCGATCTTCGGCGACTATGACGTCGACGGCGCCACCTCCGCCGCGCTGATGGTCCTGGTCCTGCGCGATCTCGGCGTCGAAGCACGCCCCTACATCCCCGACCGCCTGCTCGAGGGCTATGGCCCGTCGGGCGAAGCGCTCGTCCGGCTCGCCGCAGAGGGCGCCTCGCTGATCGTCACGGTCGATTGCGGCGCGCAGGCATTCGACGCGCTCGACGCCGCGCGCGACGCAAACGTCGACGTGATCGTCATCGACCACCACAAATGCTCGACCGCGCTGCCGCACGCGCTGGCGCTGGTGAACCCGAACCGCCTCGACGAGACCGAGGGCGCCGCGCACGGCCATCTCGCAGCGGTGGGCATGTGCTTCCTCGCCGCCGCCGCACTCGTCCGCACACTGCGCAACCGCGGTTTCTTCAAGGACCGCGCCGAGCCCAAGCTGATCGACCTGCTCGACATCGTCGCGCTCGGCACCGTCGCCGACGTCGCGCAGCTGCGCGGGCTCAACCGCGCGTTCGTGGCGCAGGGCCTGAAAGTCATGGGCGCGCGCAAGAATATCGGCGTCGCCGCGCTGATCGAGGCGTCGCGGCTCACGCGCAACCCGACCTGCACCGATCTCGGCTTTGCGCTCGGGCCCCGCATCAACGCCGGCGGCCGCGTCGGGCGCGCCGACCTCGGCGTCCGCCTGCTCACCACGCAGGACCCCGACGAAGCGCGCACGATCGCCACCGAGCTCGACCGCCTCAACGAGGAACGTCGCGCGATCGAGACCGCGGTGCAGGAGGCCGCAGACCTGCTCGCCAGCCGCGACCGCGCCGTCGCGGTCGTCGCCGGCCATGGCTGGCACCCCGGCGTCATCGGCATCGTTGCCGGACGGCTCAAGGAAAAGCTCGGCTGCCCCGCGATCGTCATCGCGATCGACGAGAACGGCATCGGCAAGGGCTCGGGTCGCTCGATCCCCGGGGTCGACCTCGGCGCCGCGGTGATGGCGGCACGCGAACACGGCCTGCTCGTCGCCGGCGGCGGCCACGCGATGGCCGCGGGCCTGACGATCAGCGAGGCGGCGATCCCCGCCTTCACCGACTTCCTCGAAGAACGCCTCGCCGCCGCCGTGGAGCGCTCCAATGGCGACCGCGCGCTGCTGCTCGACGCAGTCTTCGCGGCGGGCGGGGTCAACCCCGGCCTCGTCGAATCGATGGAGGCCGGTGGCCCGTACGGCATGGGTTGGCCCGCTCCGCGCGTCGCGATGGGTCCGGTGCGCGTCATCAAGGCGGATATCGTCGGCAACGGCCACGTCCGCACGATCGTCGCGGGCGACGACGGCCGCAGCATCAAGGCGATGGCCTTCCGCGCCGCCGAATCCGCACTAGGCCAAGCGCTCCTGGGCGCTGCGCCGCATCGCAAACTCTGGTTGGCCGGCCGCGCGAAGATCGACGACTGGTCCTCGCGCCCTTCGGCAGAATTACACGTCGAAGATGCCGCCTGGGCCGATTGA
- a CDS encoding acyl-CoA dehydrogenase, protein MAGMGKFDWADPFLLDDQLSEDERMIRDTAKAYADDKLAPRIIDAFQHEHTDPAIFREMGELGLLGPTIPEEYGGVGASYVAYGLVAREVERIDSGYRSMMSVQSSLVMYPINAFGSEEQKKKYLPKLATGEWIGCFGLTEPDAGSDPGGMTTRAKKTANGYVISGAKTWISNSPIADVFVIWAKSDEHGGGIRGFILERGMKGLETPKIEGKLSLRASITGMIMMDEVEVGDDALLPDVQGLKGPFGCLNRARYGISWGALGAAEFCFHAARQYGLDRNQFGTPLAGRQLYQKKLADMETEIALGLQASLRVGRLMDEGRFAPEMVSIVKRNNVGKALDIARMSRDMHGGNGISGEYQVMRHMMNLETVNTYEGAHDVHALILGRAITGIAAF, encoded by the coding sequence ATGGCCGGGATGGGCAAGTTCGACTGGGCGGATCCGTTCCTGCTCGACGATCAGTTGAGCGAGGACGAGCGGATGATCCGCGACACCGCGAAGGCGTATGCAGACGACAAACTCGCGCCGCGGATCATCGACGCGTTCCAGCACGAGCATACCGATCCCGCGATTTTCCGCGAGATGGGCGAACTCGGCCTGCTCGGGCCGACGATCCCTGAGGAATATGGCGGCGTCGGTGCGTCCTATGTCGCTTATGGTCTGGTCGCGCGCGAGGTGGAGCGGATCGACTCCGGCTATCGCTCGATGATGTCGGTGCAATCGAGCCTCGTCATGTACCCGATCAACGCGTTCGGCTCCGAGGAGCAGAAGAAGAAATATCTGCCCAAGCTCGCGACGGGCGAGTGGATCGGCTGTTTCGGGCTGACCGAGCCCGACGCGGGCTCCGATCCGGGCGGCATGACGACGCGCGCGAAGAAGACGGCCAATGGCTATGTTATCTCGGGCGCCAAGACGTGGATCTCGAACTCGCCGATCGCCGACGTGTTCGTGATCTGGGCGAAGTCCGACGAGCATGGCGGCGGCATCCGCGGCTTCATCCTCGAACGCGGCATGAAGGGGCTGGAGACACCCAAGATCGAGGGCAAGCTGTCGCTCCGCGCGTCGATCACCGGCATGATCATGATGGACGAGGTCGAGGTCGGCGACGACGCGTTGCTGCCCGACGTGCAGGGCTTGAAGGGGCCGTTCGGCTGCCTCAACCGTGCGCGCTACGGGATTTCGTGGGGTGCGCTCGGCGCGGCCGAGTTCTGTTTCCATGCCGCGCGGCAGTACGGCCTCGATCGCAACCAGTTCGGCACGCCGCTCGCCGGACGCCAGCTCTACCAAAAGAAGCTGGCCGACATGGAAACCGAGATCGCGCTCGGGCTGCAGGCGTCGTTGCGCGTCGGTCGCCTGATGGACGAAGGCCGGTTCGCGCCCGAGATGGTCTCGATCGTCAAGCGCAACAATGTCGGCAAGGCGCTCGATATCGCCCGGATGAGCCGCGACATGCACGGCGGCAACGGCATCTCGGGCGAGTATCAGGTGATGCGTCACATGATGAACCTCGAGACGGTCAACACTTACGAGGGCGCGCACGACGTCCACGCGCTGATCCTCGGCCGCGCGATCACGGGTATCGCGGCGTTCTAG
- a CDS encoding NUDIX hydrolase: protein MNETEFLDGYDPHRYERPSVAVDLILTSVVDGKPAALLMQRSEHPCLGAWSLPGGFVGIDESLDAAAHRVLADKVRMADAYVEQLYTFGAVERDPRTRVVSVAYFALLPPARFSAALKAAPDLSLAELIVPWSGETGGPVGARSQDGDALPLAFDHADMLGLAMLRLRGKLDYSNVAFALLPARFTLRALQDVHEAILGRSLNKPAFRRRMLATNTLVATGERETGASFRPAELFRHHSIQE from the coding sequence ATGAACGAGACGGAATTCCTCGATGGATATGATCCGCATCGGTACGAGCGCCCGTCGGTCGCAGTCGATCTGATCCTGACCAGCGTCGTCGATGGAAAGCCGGCGGCCTTGCTGATGCAGCGTTCCGAGCATCCATGCCTTGGCGCATGGTCGCTGCCCGGTGGTTTCGTCGGGATCGACGAGAGTCTGGATGCCGCCGCCCATCGCGTGCTCGCCGACAAGGTGCGGATGGCGGACGCGTATGTCGAGCAGCTCTACACGTTTGGCGCAGTCGAACGCGACCCGCGCACCCGGGTCGTCAGCGTCGCGTATTTCGCGTTGCTCCCCCCTGCGCGCTTCTCCGCCGCGCTGAAGGCCGCGCCCGATCTGTCGCTGGCCGAACTGATCGTCCCGTGGTCCGGCGAGACCGGTGGCCCGGTCGGCGCACGGTCGCAGGACGGCGACGCGCTGCCGCTGGCATTCGACCATGCCGACATGCTGGGGCTCGCGATGCTGCGACTGCGCGGGAAGCTGGATTATTCAAACGTCGCCTTCGCGCTGCTGCCCGCGCGCTTCACGCTGCGTGCGTTGCAGGACGTCCACGAGGCGATCCTGGGGCGGTCGCTCAACAAGCCCGCCTTCCGCCGCCGAATGCTCGCCACGAACACGCTGGTCGCGACCGGCGAACGCGAGACCGGCGCCTCGTTCCGCCCGGCCGAACTCTTCCGCCACCATTCGATACAGGAGTAA
- a CDS encoding (2Fe-2S)-binding protein: MSRFTVNDEPIEYKLDPDTPLLWALRDASNLTGTKYGCGTGQCGACTVDIDGRAARSCRVPIGSIEGTYVTTIEGLSRERNHPVQLAFIAEAVPQCGFCIPGMVMAAAALLARNANPSEDAIRAQITNLCRCGVYPRVVEAVQRAGRAVRGEEVIPAGPRPGIDPADSARLVPALVPPPAR; this comes from the coding sequence ATGAGCCGCTTCACCGTCAACGACGAACCGATCGAATATAAGCTCGATCCCGACACGCCGCTGCTGTGGGCGCTGCGCGATGCGTCGAACCTGACGGGGACGAAATATGGCTGCGGCACCGGGCAGTGCGGCGCGTGCACGGTCGATATCGACGGGCGCGCTGCGCGCAGTTGCCGCGTGCCGATCGGCTCGATCGAGGGGACCTACGTCACGACGATCGAGGGACTGTCGCGCGAGCGCAATCATCCGGTGCAGCTCGCCTTCATCGCCGAGGCCGTCCCGCAATGCGGGTTCTGCATCCCCGGCATGGTCATGGCAGCCGCGGCGTTGCTGGCGCGCAATGCGAATCCGAGCGAGGATGCGATCCGCGCGCAGATCACCAATTTGTGCCGGTGCGGGGTGTATCCGCGGGTGGTCGAGGCGGTCCAGCGCGCCGGGCGGGCGGTGCGCGGGGAAGAGGTCATCCCCGCGGGGCCGAGGCCGGGGATCGATCCCGCTGATTCCGCGCGACTGGTACCCGCGCTGGTCCCGCCGCCGGCGCGGTAA
- a CDS encoding CaiB/BaiF CoA transferase family protein: MNVETKPTPLAGLKIVELARILAGPWAGQVLADLGADVVKIESPAGDDTRSWGPPFIDNPDGSRDAAYFHAANRGKRSVVADFTTPEGQAVVRDLIADADVVIENFKVGGLAKYGLEYATLSAINPRLVYCSITGFGQDGPYAPRAGYDFIVQGMSGIMDLTGEPDGAPQKIGVAFADIMTGLYSVIAIQAALAMRERTGRGQQIDMALLDTMTGVLANQAMNWFASGVSPTRVGNGHMNVCPYAVFPTSDGWFILAVGNDGQFRRFCDALELPEMRDDPRFATNAGRLAFKDILFAGIEAATSQVPKLALLAQLGAVGVPAGPINTVAQAFDDPQVIARGMAIDVARPDGSMVPGLRTPIRFSDADLATGRAAPMLPKHPSS, encoded by the coding sequence GTGAACGTAGAAACCAAACCCACCCCCCTCGCCGGCCTGAAAATCGTCGAACTCGCGCGCATCCTCGCCGGGCCGTGGGCGGGGCAGGTCCTCGCCGATCTCGGCGCCGACGTCGTCAAGATCGAGAGCCCCGCCGGCGACGACACGCGCAGCTGGGGCCCCCCGTTCATCGACAACCCCGACGGGTCACGCGACGCCGCCTATTTCCACGCCGCCAACCGCGGGAAGCGCTCGGTCGTCGCCGACTTCACCACCCCCGAAGGCCAGGCCGTCGTCCGCGACCTGATCGCCGACGCCGATGTCGTCATCGAAAATTTCAAGGTCGGCGGGCTCGCCAAATACGGGCTCGAATACGCTACGCTTTCGGCGATCAACCCGCGCCTCGTCTATTGCTCGATCACCGGCTTCGGCCAGGACGGCCCCTATGCCCCCCGCGCGGGCTACGACTTCATCGTCCAGGGCATGAGCGGGATCATGGACCTGACCGGCGAGCCCGACGGCGCACCGCAAAAGATCGGCGTCGCCTTCGCCGACATTATGACCGGGCTGTATTCGGTAATCGCGATTCAGGCCGCACTCGCTATGCGCGAACGCACCGGCCGCGGACAACAGATCGACATGGCGCTGCTCGACACGATGACCGGCGTGCTGGCCAACCAGGCGATGAACTGGTTCGCCAGCGGCGTCTCGCCGACGCGGGTCGGCAATGGGCATATGAACGTGTGCCCCTACGCCGTCTTCCCGACGAGCGATGGATGGTTCATCCTAGCGGTCGGCAACGACGGCCAGTTCCGCCGCTTCTGCGACGCGTTGGAGCTGCCGGAGATGCGCGACGACCCGCGGTTCGCAACCAATGCCGGACGGCTCGCCTTCAAGGACATCTTGTTCGCTGGCATCGAGGCGGCGACGTCACAGGTGCCGAAGCTCGCGTTGCTCGCGCAGCTGGGGGCGGTCGGCGTGCCAGCCGGGCCGATCAACACCGTCGCGCAGGCGTTCGACGATCCGCAGGTGATCGCGCGCGGAATGGCGATCGACGTGGCGCGCCCGGACGGGTCGATGGTGCCCGGGCTCCGCACGCCGATCCGCTTCTCCGACGCCGATCTCGCGACCGGGCGCGCGGCGCCGATGCTGCCAAAACACCCGTCATCCTGA
- a CDS encoding prolyl hydroxylase family protein → MGIFSKAKKVDPAMALRQTAGSQVAARLDANPAVQRIAMATVQFYYQADFLDPKTCKQLIGVIDSKRRPSTLLSDRPNSNFRTSESCDMDRWSPEVQPTDEAIATLLGIDLLHGETMQGQRYAPGQQFRAHHDYFHESESYWAKMQEQGGQRTWTAMVFLNDVPEGGATWFPQAGIKIAPKRGMLLAWNNMNTDGTPNGLTLHEGMPVMEGVKYIVTKWFRERPWIK, encoded by the coding sequence GTGGGTATCTTTTCAAAAGCCAAGAAGGTCGATCCGGCCATGGCGCTCCGCCAGACCGCCGGATCGCAGGTTGCCGCCCGGCTCGACGCCAACCCGGCGGTGCAGCGCATCGCGATGGCGACGGTCCAATTCTATTACCAGGCCGACTTCCTCGATCCCAAGACCTGCAAGCAGCTGATCGGGGTGATCGATTCGAAGCGGCGCCCGTCGACCTTGCTGTCGGATCGACCGAACAGCAATTTCCGGACCAGCGAAAGCTGCGACATGGATCGCTGGTCCCCCGAGGTGCAGCCGACCGACGAGGCGATCGCGACGTTGCTCGGAATCGACCTGCTCCACGGCGAGACGATGCAGGGACAGCGCTACGCCCCCGGCCAGCAATTCCGCGCGCATCATGACTATTTCCACGAGTCCGAAAGTTATTGGGCCAAGATGCAGGAGCAAGGCGGCCAGCGCACCTGGACCGCGATGGTGTTCCTCAACGACGTTCCCGAAGGCGGCGCGACCTGGTTTCCACAGGCGGGCATCAAGATCGCGCCGAAGCGCGGCATGCTGCTGGCGTGGAACAACATGAACACGGATGGGACGCCCAACGGCCTGACGCTGCACGAGGGCATGCCGGTCATGGAGGGCGTGAAGTACATCGTTACGAAGTGGTTCCGCGAGCGCCCCTGGATCAAGTGA
- a CDS encoding sugar MFS transporter, which produces MHVDTKSTAAAGGDASHGYDAPDLRVFVFALFFIFGGITSLNDIIIPKMKELFTLDHATAMLVQSAFFLAYALFSIPAAAIVRKAGYMRTASIGLVTMTAGCLLFIPAAGQASFGMFLFALFVLGAGITVVQVVANPLISALGHPKSASSRLTFAQAFNSLGTTIFPYVGSALILGGLATVDSSKLTGAALDAYRSESSSTVVHTYIGLAIALLIVAAVVWTRRNRLNEEQDQTGSIFHAFTLLKRPRFALGAACIFLYVGAEVAVGSLIVNYLMQPSVMGLSDVAAGKHVPFYWGGALVGRFIGAYVLNKVSPGKVLAGVATGTLALILISANTEGALSGWALLAIGLMNAVMFPTIFSLASEGLGKRAAEGSGVIATAIVGGAIIPYLTGMLADKSGSLHFALLLPAICYALILAYGVYARKPVVEAIA; this is translated from the coding sequence ATGCACGTCGATACCAAATCCACCGCAGCAGCCGGCGGCGATGCCAGCCACGGCTATGACGCGCCCGACCTGCGCGTGTTCGTGTTCGCGCTGTTCTTCATCTTCGGGGGCATCACCTCGCTGAACGACATCATCATTCCGAAGATGAAGGAGCTGTTCACGCTCGACCATGCGACCGCGATGCTGGTCCAGTCGGCGTTCTTCCTCGCCTATGCGCTGTTCTCGATCCCCGCCGCGGCGATCGTGCGGAAAGCCGGCTATATGCGCACCGCGTCGATCGGCCTGGTGACGATGACCGCGGGCTGCCTGTTGTTCATTCCCGCGGCCGGGCAGGCGAGCTTCGGCATGTTCCTGTTCGCGCTGTTCGTGCTCGGCGCCGGTATCACCGTGGTGCAGGTGGTCGCGAACCCGCTGATTTCCGCGCTCGGCCATCCCAAGTCCGCGTCGAGCCGGCTGACGTTCGCGCAGGCGTTCAATTCGCTCGGCACGACGATCTTCCCGTATGTCGGCTCTGCGCTGATCCTCGGCGGGCTCGCGACGGTCGACTCGTCCAAGCTCACCGGTGCCGCACTCGACGCGTATCGCAGCGAATCGTCGAGCACCGTGGTGCACACCTATATCGGCCTCGCGATCGCGCTGCTGATCGTCGCGGCGGTCGTATGGACCAGGCGGAACCGGCTCAACGAGGAGCAGGACCAGACCGGCAGCATCTTCCACGCCTTCACGTTGCTCAAGCGCCCGCGCTTCGCGCTGGGGGCGGCGTGCATCTTCCTGTACGTCGGTGCCGAAGTCGCGGTCGGCTCGCTGATCGTGAACTATCTGATGCAGCCGAGCGTCATGGGCCTGAGCGACGTCGCGGCGGGCAAGCATGTGCCGTTCTACTGGGGCGGCGCGCTGGTCGGCCGGTTCATCGGCGCGTATGTGCTGAACAAGGTTTCGCCGGGCAAGGTGCTCGCGGGCGTCGCGACGGGGACGCTGGCGCTGATCCTGATCTCGGCGAACACCGAGGGCGCGCTCTCGGGCTGGGCGCTGCTGGCGATCGGTCTGATGAACGCGGTGATGTTCCCGACGATCTTCTCGCTTGCGTCCGAAGGTCTCGGCAAGCGCGCGGCCGAAGGGTCGGGCGTCATCGCGACCGCGATCGTCGGTGGCGCGATCATCCCGTATCTGACGGGTATGCTCGCGGACAAGTCGGGCAGCCTGCACTTCGCGCTGCTGCTCCCGGCGATCTGCTACGCGCTGATCCTGGCTTATGGGGTGTATGCGCGGAAGCCGGTGGTTGAGGCCATCGCCTGA